One region of Halomicrobium sp. LC1Hm genomic DNA includes:
- a CDS encoding class I SAM-dependent methyltransferase, with protein MSVFEFGSGNSTRWWAEQCDEVISVEDDRKWYERIKNQLPSNSQIIYRSSEEFASEITNHGSFDIIVVDGSERVQCIKNSIEHLSDKGVIVFDDTYRDEYEPAFELLEEEGFSKIFFQGMGPVSPALQRTTVFYRPGNCFNI; from the coding sequence ATGAGTGTCTTCGAGTTCGGGTCAGGGAACTCGACCCGATGGTGGGCCGAACAATGCGACGAGGTGATCTCGGTGGAGGATGACCGAAAATGGTACGAGCGAATAAAGAATCAACTCCCATCCAACTCCCAGATCATCTATCGGTCATCAGAAGAGTTTGCAAGCGAGATCACTAACCACGGATCATTTGATATCATAGTCGTCGACGGCAGTGAGCGAGTCCAATGCATCAAAAACTCCATTGAACACCTTTCCGACAAAGGCGTGATTGTTTTCGATGACACCTATAGAGATGAATACGAGCCTGCCTTTGAATTGTTAGAGGAGGAGGGATTCAGTAAGATATTTTTCCAGGGGATGGGACCAGTCAGTCCTGCACTCCAACGGACTACAGTGTTCTACCGGCCGGGTAACTGCTTCAATATCTAA
- a CDS encoding glycosyltransferase family 4 protein encodes MTNDRVAVIDPSNFTPPYNHHLCEGLADTGWTVKLFTSGKTNWIPKNYERVQAFYPVTEGYVGDDLPEKMQMLVKGAEHVIGMLQLVNHLNRWDPDIIHFQWLPLPVVDVPLMHLIERIAPTILTVHDSTPFQGAATSRIQRLMARKGPRVVDKVIVHTEETKDKLVDASVPQADISVIPHGVIRYPMTDHLRTNTSDETTVLFFGNVKPYKGVDILIDAVARLPPEVRQKLRVVIAGRPHGSADELKQKSHSLDINASITWELGYIEHEHVSMYFQRSDIVVFPYRHIDQSGALMTALPFGKPIIATEVGGFEDVLTDGVHGRLVPPDNADALSSALADVLTDNHRRAEMGDAVVELADNTYSWGRIAEMTTEMYREAQHDRRE; translated from the coding sequence ATGACGAATGACAGAGTTGCAGTAATCGATCCGTCGAATTTCACACCACCGTACAACCACCATTTATGCGAGGGACTTGCAGACACTGGTTGGACGGTTAAGCTGTTCACCTCTGGCAAAACGAACTGGATCCCCAAAAACTATGAACGCGTTCAAGCTTTCTACCCGGTCACTGAGGGATATGTAGGCGACGACCTTCCAGAAAAAATGCAGATGCTCGTGAAAGGCGCAGAACACGTCATCGGTATGTTGCAGTTGGTGAATCACCTTAATCGGTGGGATCCAGACATCATACATTTCCAATGGCTCCCGCTTCCCGTTGTTGATGTCCCACTGATGCATCTAATAGAGCGTATCGCCCCGACTATTCTCACGGTCCATGACAGTACTCCGTTTCAGGGGGCCGCCACGTCCCGTATCCAGCGGTTGATGGCCAGAAAGGGTCCCCGGGTTGTTGACAAAGTCATCGTCCACACAGAGGAGACCAAAGACAAACTTGTTGATGCTAGTGTCCCCCAAGCGGATATTTCTGTCATCCCACATGGCGTGATCCGGTATCCCATGACGGACCACCTGCGGACAAACACTTCAGACGAGACTACTGTATTGTTCTTTGGGAACGTAAAACCCTACAAGGGAGTCGACATACTGATTGACGCCGTCGCTCGTCTCCCGCCGGAGGTCAGGCAGAAGTTACGTGTAGTCATTGCTGGGCGTCCACATGGTTCTGCTGACGAACTTAAGCAAAAATCCCATAGTCTGGATATAAATGCTTCAATTACCTGGGAACTCGGGTACATTGAGCACGAACATGTTAGTATGTACTTCCAACGGAGCGATATTGTGGTCTTCCCGTATCGACATATCGACCAGAGCGGCGCACTGATGACAGCTCTCCCGTTTGGGAAGCCTATAATTGCCACGGAGGTTGGTGGCTTCGAAGATGTACTCACCGACGGTGTACACGGTCGGCTAGTACCACCGGACAACGCCGATGCACTCAGCAGTGCCTTAGCCGACGTTCTCACGGATAACCATCGGCGGGCCGAAATGGGAGACGCCGTTGTGGAGCTTGCTGATAACACATACTCGTGGGGAAGGATCGCCGAGATGACCACAGAGATGTACCGAGAAGCGCAGCATGACCGGCGAGAGTAG